GGCACCCTGCGGATAGTTTACCGGCAGTGTGCAAACGCTAACACCGTATGTGCCGGCATTTTCGTTCAGTTTGGCTGCCGCATCCAGTTTATTTGCTTCAATGCCGATATAGATTTTTTTAATGCCAAGAATTTTCGCACTGATTGCCGCACCAAGCAGAACTTTGTCGCTTTCTTCCAGCATGAGGCGGTGGTCGGCGGTGAGATAGGGCTCGCACTCAGTGCCGTTTAAAATCAGAATATCCACCGGTTTTTGCGGATAAAATTTTACGTGCGTCGGGAAACCGGCACCGCCCATACCGAGAATACCGGCATCGGCAATCCGTTTTTTTAAAGTATCCGGCTCGGCGCTTTCCCAGTGTTCAATCGGGTCGAACGGCAGCCCCCATTCATCGTTGCCGTCGGCTGTAATTTCGATGGCCGGCACGCTGGCACCGCCGGGGCCGGGACATTTATCCATGGCCGTAATTTTTCCGCTTGTCGGCGAGTGCAGCGGCGCAGAAATAAACCCGCCGGCTTCAGCCAGCAGCGACCCTTTTTTTACTTCATCGCCGACCTTGACCACCGGTTGCGGCGGCACGCCGATATTCTGATGCACAATTACGGTGTATTTCGGTTGCAGCGGCGCAGTTTGCACCGGTATGCCGGCGGACAGCGCTTTACTGTCGTCCGGATGAACGCCGCCTTTAAACT
Above is a window of Kiritimatiellales bacterium DNA encoding:
- the rsxC gene encoding electron transport complex subunit RsxC, with product MNDKPRKFKGGVHPDDSKALSAGIPVQTAPLQPKYTVIVHQNIGVPPQPVVKVGDEVKKGSLLAEAGGFISAPLHSPTSGKITAMDKCPGPGGASVPAIEITADGNDEWGLPFDPIEHWESAEPDTLKKRIADAGILGMGGAGFPTHVKFYPQKPVDILILNGTECEPYLTADHRLMLEESDKVLLGAAISAKILGIKKIYIGIEANKLDAAAKLNENAGTYGVSVCTLPVNYPQGAEKQLIYALTGREVPIGGLPADTGCVVINVASAAAAAAAVVHGIPSIERITTVTGEPVVHPGNWRLRIGTPIAAAIELAGGISEQPAKLLIGGPMMGFAQHSLDLTVMKSTSGILLIPFSQVAFYSDEPCIRCGRCVDCCPMDILPATISQAVENERFDIAEKLNVMACIECGSCSYICPAHRPLNQHFKRAKAEIIAARRKKS